The genomic window CTTGTAGTAGCGTTCCAGCGGCGCGTCATCCAGCGCACTTAAAACATCGTGCGCACCCTCTTCACGCAGGAATGACTTGCGCGAGCTATAGACCACGGTATCAATATCGCGGTAGCGCGGGCTGACCCACACGGGCACCTGGGGCACCGGCGCTGGCGTCGGCAGATCCTCCATCACAAGTCGGGCCATGCGGTGCATGTTCGCCAGAAAATAATCCCCGGCCCGGGCCCGCTCAACCGGGTCCGGCGCCAGCATGGCTTCCAGCACCCTTGCAAACTCGATCGGCAAACCCAGTGAGGTGGGCGGAATGGCCTTGTAACCAAAACGGCAGGATTGCCCCGACGCCAGGGCATAGAGGGTGCCCGCCAGACCGTCTTCATCGAAACGGGGGGACGACAAGCCGCCGTTAAGCTGCGCCTCGCCGATAAAGTAGACATCCCCCAGCCGGGCGTTGGTCTGCTGCATGTTATCCGACATCAGCTCCATCACATTGGCGGCCACAAACTGGTTGTTTGCATCCAGCTGGGCGAACACCGTTGAACCCCAGTCGATCAGGGCCGCGGTTTCGGTCTCGGCGTCAAAGACGATATTGGAGGGTTTGATATCGCCGTGCACAATGGGCTTGCCCGCGTGGCTGCGCAATGTACGCAGGATATCGGCCATTTGCGCCGCGATCCGCACCACCAGGCGCGGCGACAGCGGCCCCCACTCCAGCGATATTTTTTCCAGATCCCGCCCCGGCGCCCGCTCCATCGCCAGGATCGACTGGCCATGCACCGCTTGGAAGGCCAGCAGTTTGGGCACATGGGGGTGCTCCACCAGCCCCAGCATGAAAGCCTCTTCTTCCAGCCGGTCCTGCAGATGCTGCGGCAGCGTGATACGGGAAAACTTGAATACCGACGCCTCGCCCTGGCCAGAAACGCCGGCGAAGACAAAGCCGAAGGCCCCCTTGCCGATCAGCTCTATATCCCGATAGCCCAGCTGCTGCAGCTGCGCCTCGCACAGCCGGAACCAGTCCTTGAGTTTCTTGGCATCGTGGTGGCTGAGCAGGTAAATCGACTGCTCTTCCGGGATATAGAACTGTTGCAGGTAATCATTGGGCATAGGCAAGTCGGCTCACGGATCCTCAAGATGTCTGCCCCTCAGGGCCAGGGGCTAGGGCAACTATGCCAGCTCAAGCAGCATTGAGGCCGGATCCTCGAGGTAGGCTTTCCACAGGTTACTGAAGCGCGCCATGGTCGCGCCGTCGAGCACTCTATGGTCGCCCGACCAGCTGATGTTCATGATGCTGCTGGCCACCACCTGGCCTGCTGCATCAAAGCGCGGCAGCGTCTGGGTTTTACCCAGCGCCACTATCGCCACTTCCGGCTTGTTGACCACCGGCACCATAAAGGTGCCCCCCAGAGCACCTATATTGGAGATGCTGATGGTGCCGCCCTGCAGGTCATCCTGGCGTAACTTGCCGGTGCGGGCGGCGTCGGTCAGGCGCTGCACCTCACGGGCGATATCAAGAATACTGAGGCGCTCCACCCCCTTGACGTTGGGCACCAGCAAGCCGATCTTTGAGTCCACCGCCATGCCGATATTGCAGCTCGGCAGATAGTGCAGCTCAGTGCAGTCGTCATTCACCCGCGCATTAAGGATGGGAAAGGACTGCACCGCCAGCGCCATCGCCTTCATGATGAAGGGCATCAATGTCAGACGCACGCCCTGCTGTTCGGCCTTGAGCTTCAACTGGCCGCGCAGTTGCAGCAGCGCACTCATGTCCACTTCATCGCCGTAGGTGAAATGGGGAATACTGGATACCGCCTCCACCATGCGCTTGGCCATGGCTGCCTGGATACCGCGGATCGGCTCGATACGCACGCTCTTCTCTGTCGCTACAGCCGCAACAGAAGGCTCAGTGCTAACGGCTGCGGTGGCGGCACCTTTAGGAGCCTGCTCAAGGCTTGCGCGATAACGCTGCACATCCTCCTTCAGAATACGCCCATCCTTGCCACTGCCGGGAACCTGCGCAAGATCAAGGCCGTATTCGCGGGCCACGCGACGCACCGCAGGCCCTGCCAGTACCTTGCCACCAGGGCGGGAGGCGCTAGCCTGCGGAACAGCCGCCTGGCAGGCTGCGGCCGCAGGGGCCTTGATCGATGACGCGGGCTTTTTAGCTGGAGCAGCGACCGGAGCGGCGGCCGGTGCGGCTGTTGTAGTGCTGTGGGTATAGGACGGCATAATGGCGAACAAAGGGGAGTGCATCTTGGCCATTTCGCCCTGGGCATAATACAGACGCGTCACCCGTCCGGCCCGGGGGGCCGGAATCTGTACCAGCGCCTTGTCCGTCATGACATCGGCCACCGGCTGATCTTCCTCGATCAGGTCCCCCTCTTTCACCAGCCACTCCACCAGCTCACATTCAACAATGCCCTCCCCCAGGTCCGGCAGGATAAAGTCCTCTTCTTTCGCTTCGGCGGCGGCCTGCGCTGCCGGTTGCTCCGCAGCCGCCGGCGCTTGCACCACAGGGGGTTGCGTAATCGGCGCTTGCTCCTCGGCCAGCTCAACGGCAAACAGGGGCGAGTGAATCCTGGCAATATCGCCCTGCTGATAGAACAAACGCACTACCCGGCCATGAAAGGGTGAGGGTATCTGTACCAGCGCCTTGTCGGTCATGACATCGGCCACCGGTTGATCTTCCTCGATCAGGTCGCCTTCCTGGATAAGCCACTCAACCAGCTCGCACTCCACGATGCCTTCACCGATATCGGGCAGAATAAAATCTTTGATCATGGAAGACTCCACTAAAAGTTAACGCTGTGCCTGATCGCTTCGAAGAGCTTCAGATGATCCGGCAGGTATTCCTTTTCCAGCACCAGCGGGAAAGGCGTATCCAGGCCGGTAACCCGGCTAATGGGCGACTCCAGATAGAGGAAGCATCGCTCCTGAATAGTGGCGGCAATCTCCCCGGCAAAGCCTCCCGTCAGCGGCGCTTCGTGACTGATCAGCAGACGGCCGGTTTTCATGACCGACGCAGCCACAGTGTCGGCATCCCAGGGCAGAACGCTGCGCAGGTCTATGACCTCGCAGGAAATGCCCTCTTTCTCTGCCAGCT from Marinobacterium aestuarii includes these protein-coding regions:
- a CDS encoding protein kinase domain-containing protein, producing the protein MPNDYLQQFYIPEEQSIYLLSHHDAKKLKDWFRLCEAQLQQLGYRDIELIGKGAFGFVFAGVSGQGEASVFKFSRITLPQHLQDRLEEEAFMLGLVEHPHVPKLLAFQAVHGQSILAMERAPGRDLEKISLEWGPLSPRLVVRIAAQMADILRTLRSHAGKPIVHGDIKPSNIVFDAETETAALIDWGSTVFAQLDANNQFVAANVMELMSDNMQQTNARLGDVYFIGEAQLNGGLSSPRFDEDGLAGTLYALASGQSCRFGYKAIPPTSLGLPIEFARVLEAMLAPDPVERARAGDYFLANMHRMARLVMEDLPTPAPVPQVPVWVSPRYRDIDTVVYSSRKSFLREEGAHDVLSALDDAPLERYYKNFLQGMGETEKAFLAAVSRLGKYPIVGGLAVRWEANGVYIDSSLALHDERLRASFIASVNNMVSLARAIYRQGVFKSCLFDARDTLHIERDSETEPFVAPAGISLPYEVSAAPDLENQARVHSYFEDGRDPDEFLELPQDIMDILWQLNRIHHTGLIIFESLPTHLKVHSYYRLLDPRQEQEFARCLNAILQRLPLIEGLGVSGFMKLPYKDTRFFPHIERLPERYYPKNPRKL
- a CDS encoding dihydrolipoyllysine-residue acetyltransferase, with the protein product MIKDFILPDIGEGIVECELVEWLIQEGDLIEEDQPVADVMTDKALVQIPSPFHGRVVRLFYQQGDIARIHSPLFAVELAEEQAPITQPPVVQAPAAAEQPAAQAAAEAKEEDFILPDLGEGIVECELVEWLVKEGDLIEEDQPVADVMTDKALVQIPAPRAGRVTRLYYAQGEMAKMHSPLFAIMPSYTHSTTTAAPAAAPVAAPAKKPASSIKAPAAAACQAAVPQASASRPGGKVLAGPAVRRVAREYGLDLAQVPGSGKDGRILKEDVQRYRASLEQAPKGAATAAVSTEPSVAAVATEKSVRIEPIRGIQAAMAKRMVEAVSSIPHFTYGDEVDMSALLQLRGQLKLKAEQQGVRLTLMPFIMKAMALAVQSFPILNARVNDDCTELHYLPSCNIGMAVDSKIGLLVPNVKGVERLSILDIAREVQRLTDAARTGKLRQDDLQGGTISISNIGALGGTFMVPVVNKPEVAIVALGKTQTLPRFDAAGQVVASSIMNISWSGDHRVLDGATMARFSNLWKAYLEDPASMLLELA